Proteins encoded within one genomic window of Bradyrhizobium sp. CB1717:
- a CDS encoding iron-sulfur cluster assembly scaffold protein, with product MLNDIYNKRIIELAGNIPRLGRLSAPDASATAHSKLCGSTVKVDLKMDGDTVTDFAHDVKACALGQASSSIMASHVVGSTASELRELRETVRKMLKENGTPPQGKWEEIKFLEPVRDYKARHASTLLTFDAVVDAIGQIEAKAKQPAAAQG from the coding sequence ATGCTGAACGACATTTATAACAAGCGGATCATCGAGCTGGCCGGGAATATTCCGCGCCTCGGGCGGCTGTCGGCCCCCGATGCCAGCGCGACCGCCCACTCCAAGCTGTGCGGCTCGACCGTGAAGGTCGACCTCAAGATGGATGGCGACACCGTCACCGACTTCGCCCATGACGTGAAGGCCTGCGCGCTGGGACAGGCCTCTTCATCCATCATGGCAAGTCACGTGGTCGGCTCGACTGCGAGCGAACTCCGTGAGTTACGCGAAACCGTTCGCAAGATGCTCAAGGAGAACGGCACGCCTCCTCAAGGCAAATGGGAGGAGATCAAGTTCCTTGAGCCTGTCCGTGACTACAAGGCACGGCACGCCTCGACGCTGCTGACCTTCGATGCGGTGGTCGACGCGATCGGTCAGATCGAGGCCAAGGCCAAGCAGCCGGCCGCGGCACAGGGCTGA
- a CDS encoding alpha/beta hydrolase: MVGAVPNMRADIRADRASSGRHGRALRVGLISALVPLLLTLVQCGKAPNPAALAANSQANVQVVAKTNTQQIASADTFEDRFPAPQFRERFPSASESFLQRQMSDFSPKRAVQQQPEQSPYKVASLAPQVPYQRPPRDDLTTLVSMKSSAFPYFGNNPASDAPFLNISKGDRRGHRSYSGRVYWQDETYSDSRVLVHVPEHFDVRKPGVVVVFFHGNGATLERDVRDRQLVPRQITDSGANAILLAPQMAVDAADSSAGKFWQAGGLKRFMEESANHLARLTGDPDSARAFANMPIVIVGYSGGFLPTAWSLEVGGISDRVRGVVLLDAVYGEMDKFASWIESHRSGFFVSSYTRYTARRDRELMSMLRQKGISVSEDMDGPLRPGSVVFVETGDGITHRDYVTRAWTRDPLKDVLVKMSATPALALTRVASSR, encoded by the coding sequence ATGGTCGGGGCCGTTCCGAACATGAGAGCTGACATTCGTGCCGACCGGGCCTCGTCCGGTCGGCACGGTCGTGCGCTCCGTGTCGGCCTGATCTCAGCCTTGGTGCCGCTGTTGCTGACGCTGGTTCAATGCGGCAAGGCGCCCAATCCGGCAGCGCTCGCGGCGAACTCGCAGGCCAATGTCCAGGTGGTCGCCAAGACCAATACCCAACAGATTGCCAGCGCCGACACATTCGAGGATCGCTTCCCCGCCCCGCAGTTCAGGGAGCGTTTCCCCTCAGCGAGCGAGAGTTTCCTGCAACGGCAGATGTCCGACTTCTCGCCCAAGCGCGCCGTGCAGCAGCAGCCGGAGCAGTCGCCCTACAAGGTCGCCTCGCTCGCGCCGCAAGTCCCCTACCAGCGTCCGCCGCGCGACGACCTGACGACCCTCGTCAGCATGAAATCGTCCGCCTTCCCCTATTTCGGCAACAACCCCGCCTCCGACGCGCCGTTCCTCAACATCTCCAAGGGCGACCGCCGCGGCCACCGCAGCTATTCCGGACGCGTCTACTGGCAGGACGAGACCTACAGCGACAGCCGCGTGCTGGTGCACGTGCCCGAGCATTTCGACGTACGCAAGCCGGGCGTGGTCGTGGTGTTCTTCCACGGCAATGGCGCGACGCTGGAGCGCGACGTGCGCGACCGGCAACTGGTGCCCAGGCAGATCACCGACTCCGGCGCCAATGCCATCCTGCTTGCGCCGCAGATGGCGGTCGATGCCGCCGATTCCAGCGCCGGCAAATTCTGGCAGGCCGGCGGCCTCAAGCGCTTCATGGAGGAGTCGGCGAACCACCTCGCCCGCCTCACCGGCGATCCCGACAGCGCGCGCGCCTTCGCCAACATGCCGATCGTCATCGTCGGCTACAGCGGCGGCTTCCTGCCGACGGCCTGGAGCCTCGAGGTCGGCGGCATCAGCGACCGCGTCCGCGGCGTGGTGCTTCTCGACGCCGTCTATGGCGAAATGGACAAGTTCGCTTCCTGGATCGAGAGCCACCGCTCCGGCTTCTTCGTCAGCTCCTACACCCGTTACACCGCACGGCGTGACCGCGAGCTGATGAGCATGCTCAGGCAGAAGGGCATCAGCGTCTCCGAGGACATGGACGGCCCCTTGCGCCCCGGCAGCGTGGTGTTCGTCGAAACCGGCGACGGCATCACCCATCGCGACTACGTGACCCGCGCCTGGACGCGGGATCCGCTCAAGGACGTGCTGGTGAAGATGTCGGCGACGCCGGCACTGGCCCTGACGCGCGTTGCGTCAAGCCGTTAG
- the folE gene encoding GTP cyclohydrolase I FolE — MDATIKPIRPNKQLESRPAELDPAEFLAAAVRADQPRPARAEAEQAVKTLLAYIGENTQREGLLDTPRRVVEAFDELYQGYHQCPAEVLDRTFGETAGYDDFVLVRDIEFTSQCEHHMMPFYGKAHIAYTPVERVVGLSKLARLTDIFARRLQTQEHLTAQIAAAIDEILKPRGVAVLIEAEHTCMSVRGVAKHGASTFTSRYTGMFRDNPAEQARFLSMVRGLQR; from the coding sequence ATGGACGCTACAATCAAGCCGATCCGCCCCAATAAGCAGCTCGAGAGCCGCCCGGCCGAGCTCGATCCTGCCGAATTCCTCGCGGCCGCCGTCCGCGCCGACCAGCCTCGCCCCGCGCGCGCCGAAGCCGAACAGGCGGTGAAGACGCTGCTCGCCTATATCGGCGAGAACACCCAGCGCGAGGGCCTCCTGGACACGCCGCGTCGCGTGGTCGAGGCCTTCGACGAACTCTATCAGGGCTATCACCAATGCCCGGCCGAGGTGCTCGACCGCACCTTCGGCGAGACCGCCGGCTATGATGATTTCGTGCTGGTGCGCGACATCGAGTTCACCTCGCAGTGCGAGCATCACATGATGCCGTTCTACGGCAAGGCGCACATCGCCTACACCCCGGTGGAACGCGTCGTCGGCCTGTCCAAGCTTGCCCGCCTGACCGACATTTTCGCCCGGCGGCTTCAGACCCAGGAACATCTGACGGCGCAGATCGCAGCCGCGATCGACGAGATCCTCAAGCCGCGCGGCGTTGCCGTGCTGATCGAGGCGGAGCATACCTGCATGTCGGTGCGCGGCGTCGCCAAGCACGGCGCCTCCACCTTCACCAGCCGCTACACCGGCATGTTCCGCGACAATCCGGCGGAGCAGGCCCGTTTCCTGTCCATGGTGCGAGGCCTGCAGCGCTGA
- the yidD gene encoding membrane protein insertion efficiency factor YidD, translating to MKHSTCEHCSTPVEGVLRLPRRFGRALIWLYRHTLSPLVGYNCRHLPTCSVYGDEAIERFGLWAGGWMTLARVLRCNPYGTSGIDNVPLVAPQNARWYLPWRYARWRGVNAS from the coding sequence ATGAAGCATTCAACCTGCGAGCATTGTTCCACTCCCGTCGAAGGCGTCCTTCGCCTTCCGCGAAGATTTGGCCGCGCGCTGATCTGGCTCTATCGCCACACGCTCTCGCCGCTGGTCGGATACAATTGCCGGCACCTGCCGACCTGCTCCGTCTATGGCGATGAGGCGATCGAGCGCTTCGGGCTCTGGGCCGGCGGCTGGATGACGCTCGCGCGCGTGCTCCGCTGCAATCCGTACGGCACGTCGGGCATCGACAATGTGCCGCTCGTCGCGCCGCAAAACGCACGCTGGTATCTGCCCTGGCGGTATGCCCGCTGGCGCGGCGTCAATGCGTCCTGA
- a CDS encoding GrlR family regulatory protein produces MRQGLYKADFHTVHGTGCGVVYVMDGKMRGGNSAFAFIGTYTGEGDSIKVKISTQRYNDDPSFKALFGIDRITLTLTGREDGDTAEFEGSALQVPGVAFRAVLSWISD; encoded by the coding sequence GTGCGTCAGGGATTGTACAAGGCCGACTTCCACACGGTTCACGGGACCGGGTGCGGCGTCGTCTATGTGATGGATGGCAAGATGCGCGGCGGCAATTCCGCTTTCGCCTTCATCGGCACCTACACGGGCGAAGGCGACAGCATCAAGGTCAAGATCTCGACCCAGCGCTACAATGACGATCCGTCCTTCAAGGCGCTGTTCGGCATCGACCGGATCACGTTGACGCTCACCGGCCGGGAAGACGGCGACACGGCGGAGTTCGAAGGCAGCGCGCTGCAAGTGCCGGGCGTTGCCTTCAGGGCCGTGCTGAGCTGGATCAGCGATTAG
- a CDS encoding lytic transglycosylase domain-containing protein, whose amino-acid sequence MPASLNAARGGHSIMSVDNSSASQTAVLDPSRARVAGAIKQASNVSGVSFQYMLTTAKMESDFDPTAGATTSSAHGLYQFIDQTWLGTVKEAGSQLGYGNYADAITRTSSGTYTVDDPFMKRSIMKLRDDPEAASSMAAALTQSNSFKLTGLLGRRPSDSELYMAHFMGVGGAAKLIANAEDNPQAVGARLFPNAASANRSIFYAKDGRARSVSEVYSVLDARYASAANSKLTRSAMAMYGGTPSTTEVASANGVQPTVPVVDNAAYLQTFPNTRAVTPVSATSSTTVADNAPSTPVFRSIYQPGDVTQPVSATVQKLWGNNASLTSVASATPDVRPPQPLDLFSDRSGTFSS is encoded by the coding sequence TTGCCGGCGTCGCTCAACGCCGCGCGGGGCGGGCACTCCATCATGTCGGTCGACAATTCCAGTGCCTCGCAGACGGCGGTTCTCGATCCGTCGCGGGCGCGCGTCGCCGGCGCGATCAAGCAGGCCTCGAACGTCTCCGGCGTCAGCTTCCAGTACATGCTGACCACCGCCAAGATGGAATCGGATTTCGATCCCACGGCGGGCGCCACCACCTCGTCCGCGCACGGGCTCTACCAGTTCATCGACCAGACCTGGCTCGGCACCGTGAAAGAGGCGGGGAGCCAGCTCGGCTACGGCAACTATGCTGACGCCATCACCAGGACGTCGTCCGGCACCTATACCGTTGACGACCCCTTCATGAAGCGGTCGATCATGAAGCTGCGCGACGATCCGGAGGCTGCATCCAGCATGGCCGCTGCGCTGACGCAGTCGAACAGCTTCAAGCTCACCGGCCTGCTTGGGCGCAGGCCGAGCGACAGCGAGCTCTACATGGCGCACTTCATGGGCGTCGGCGGGGCTGCAAAACTCATCGCCAATGCCGAGGACAATCCGCAAGCCGTCGGCGCGCGGCTGTTTCCCAACGCGGCATCCGCCAATCGCTCGATCTTCTATGCCAAGGACGGCCGCGCCCGCAGTGTCTCCGAGGTCTATTCGGTGCTCGATGCGCGCTATGCCAGCGCGGCCAATTCGAAATTGACGCGCAGTGCAATGGCGATGTATGGCGGCACGCCCTCGACCACTGAGGTTGCCAGCGCCAATGGCGTGCAGCCTACAGTGCCTGTGGTCGATAACGCGGCCTATCTCCAGACCTTCCCGAACACGCGCGCCGTGACGCCTGTCAGCGCGACGTCGTCAACGACGGTCGCCGACAATGCGCCGTCGACGCCAGTGTTTCGCTCGATCTATCAGCCCGGCGATGTCACGCAACCGGTCTCGGCGACGGTGCAGAAATTGTGGGGCAACAACGCCTCGCTCACCTCGGTCGCCTCGGCGACGCCGGACGTACGTCCGCCGCAGCCGCTCGATCTCTTCAGCGATCGCAGCGGCACGTTCAGCAGCTAA
- the thrS gene encoding threonine--tRNA ligase, whose amino-acid sequence MTDQPKSESGFQYSLSNLKPVTPAPKVTLTFPDGARREYDKGITGLDIAKGISPSLAKRTVAMALDGELADLNDPIEADAKIELVNRDDPRALELIRHDCAHVLAEAVQTLWPGTQVTIGPVIENGFYYDFFRNEPFTPEDFAAIEKKMREIIARDKPFTKEVWDREKTKQVFRDKGEAFKVELVDAIPGTEPIKIYYQGDWFDLCRGPHMTSTGKVGNAFKLMKVAGAYWRGDSNNPMLTRIYGTAFAKQEDLDAYLKQIEEAEKRDHRRLGRELDLFHFQEEGPGVVFWHPKGWTIFQQLIAYMRRRLTGDYSEVNAPQILDKVLWETSGHWGWYRENMFAAQSAGDEAEDKRWFALKPMNCPGHVQIFKHGLKSYRDLPLRLAEFGVVHRYEPSGAMHGLMRVRGFTQDDAHIFCTEDQLAEECLKINDLILSTYADFGFTGDLTVKLSTRPDKRVGTDAMWDHAERVMATVLREIQTQNNHIKTEINPGEGAFYGPKFEYVLRDAIGRDWQCGTTQVDFNLPERFGAFYIDHDGGKKPPVMVHRAICGSMERYIGILIEHYAGNFPLWLSPVQAVVTTITSEGDEYAKQVLEQARRAGLRVEIDLRNEKINYKVREHSLAKIPALLVVGKKEAETQSVSVRRLGSDGQKVMTTAEAIAALVDEATPPDVKRVRGAI is encoded by the coding sequence ATGACAGACCAGCCCAAATCCGAGTCCGGTTTCCAGTATAGCCTGTCCAACCTGAAGCCCGTGACCCCCGCTCCCAAAGTCACCCTCACCTTCCCCGACGGCGCCCGGCGCGAATACGACAAGGGCATCACCGGCCTCGATATCGCCAAGGGCATCTCGCCGTCGCTGGCCAAGCGCACGGTTGCGATGGCGCTCGACGGCGAGCTCGCAGACCTCAACGATCCCATCGAGGCCGATGCCAAGATCGAGCTCGTCAATCGCGACGACCCGCGCGCGCTCGAATTGATCCGCCACGACTGCGCGCACGTGCTGGCGGAAGCCGTGCAGACGCTGTGGCCGGGCACCCAGGTCACCATCGGTCCGGTGATCGAGAACGGCTTCTACTACGACTTCTTCCGCAACGAGCCGTTCACGCCGGAAGACTTTGCCGCGATCGAGAAGAAGATGCGCGAGATCATCGCGCGCGACAAACCCTTCACCAAGGAAGTGTGGGATCGCGAGAAGACCAAGCAGGTGTTCCGCGACAAGGGCGAGGCCTTCAAGGTCGAGCTGGTCGACGCCATTCCCGGCACCGAGCCGATCAAGATCTATTACCAGGGCGACTGGTTCGATCTCTGCCGCGGCCCGCACATGACCTCGACCGGCAAGGTCGGCAATGCCTTCAAGCTGATGAAGGTGGCCGGCGCCTATTGGCGCGGCGACAGCAACAACCCGATGCTGACCCGCATCTACGGTACGGCCTTTGCCAAGCAGGAGGACCTCGACGCTTATCTGAAGCAGATCGAGGAAGCCGAGAAGCGCGACCACCGCAGGCTCGGGCGCGAGCTCGACCTCTTCCACTTCCAGGAAGAAGGTCCGGGCGTCGTGTTCTGGCATCCGAAGGGCTGGACCATCTTCCAGCAGCTGATCGCCTATATGCGCCGTCGCCTGACCGGCGACTACAGCGAGGTCAACGCGCCGCAGATCCTCGACAAGGTGCTGTGGGAGACTTCGGGCCATTGGGGCTGGTACCGCGAGAACATGTTCGCGGCGCAGTCGGCCGGCGACGAGGCCGAGGACAAGCGCTGGTTTGCGCTGAAGCCGATGAACTGCCCCGGCCACGTTCAGATCTTCAAGCACGGCCTGAAGAGCTACCGCGACCTGCCGCTGCGCCTCGCCGAGTTCGGCGTGGTGCATCGCTACGAGCCGTCCGGCGCCATGCATGGCCTGATGCGCGTGCGCGGCTTCACCCAGGATGACGCGCACATCTTCTGCACCGAGGACCAGCTCGCCGAGGAGTGCCTGAAGATCAACGATCTGATCCTGTCGACCTATGCCGACTTCGGCTTCACCGGCGACCTCACGGTGAAGCTGTCGACCCGTCCCGACAAGCGCGTCGGCACCGATGCGATGTGGGATCACGCCGAACGCGTGATGGCGACCGTGCTGCGCGAGATCCAGACGCAGAACAATCACATCAAGACCGAGATCAATCCGGGCGAAGGCGCGTTCTACGGGCCGAAGTTCGAATATGTGCTGCGCGACGCCATCGGCCGCGACTGGCAGTGCGGCACCACGCAGGTCGACTTCAACCTGCCGGAGCGGTTCGGTGCGTTCTACATCGACCATGACGGCGGCAAGAAGCCGCCTGTCATGGTGCACCGTGCGATCTGCGGTTCGATGGAGCGCTATATCGGCATCCTGATCGAGCACTATGCCGGCAACTTCCCGCTCTGGCTCTCGCCGGTGCAGGCGGTGGTCACGACCATCACCTCGGAAGGCGACGAGTACGCCAAGCAGGTGCTGGAGCAGGCGCGGCGCGCCGGACTTCGGGTCGAGATCGACCTGCGCAACGAGAAGATCAACTACAAGGTCCGCGAGCACTCGCTGGCCAAGATCCCGGCGCTGCTCGTGGTCGGCAAGAAGGAGGCCGAGACGCAGTCGGTCTCCGTCCGCCGGCTCGGCAGCGACGGCCAGAAGGTGATGACGACCGCCGAGGCGATCGCCGCGCTGGTCGACGAGGCGACGCCGCCGGATGTGAAGCGGGTCCGCGGCGCCATCTGA
- a CDS encoding MFS transporter, producing the protein MENPPAAGRFAPTALMLGNLVTGCSVLAPAGMLPELSAGLGISIHAAGLLITFGAVTLCIGSPLTAWLTSRIERRTLLTTTLAVLALGNFASAFAPDYASLLVIRLVMLAVGALYTPQAAGTAALIVPAERRGSTIAYIFLGWSLAAAVGLPLITFIASRYGWHAAYGGIGALGCISFLLLLLRLPAGLKGTPVDLKTWSAVGRSRTILLLLAITMLQMSGQFVVFTFMGPLLKKLTGASPDTVGMVFAIYGICGFLGVAIATRIVDTWGPYRTSLLFTCLVLAGIAVWALSAGTIALMAIAVAIWGLGFASTNSMQQVRLVAAAPPLAPATVALNTSVLYIGQAVGSATGGLLFARELLHTIGFVAVGFVVLALVLVILTRPRPAAAATA; encoded by the coding sequence ATGGAAAATCCCCCCGCCGCCGGCCGTTTCGCGCCAACTGCCCTGATGCTCGGCAATCTCGTCACCGGCTGCTCGGTGCTGGCGCCGGCGGGCATGCTGCCGGAATTGTCGGCGGGGCTTGGGATCAGCATCCACGCGGCCGGGCTCCTGATCACCTTCGGCGCGGTGACGCTGTGCATCGGCTCGCCGCTGACGGCGTGGCTGACCAGCCGCATCGAGCGACGGACTCTGCTCACCACGACGCTGGCGGTGCTCGCGCTCGGCAATTTCGCCTCGGCGTTTGCGCCCGACTACGCGAGCCTCCTCGTCATCCGCCTGGTCATGCTCGCGGTCGGTGCGCTCTACACGCCGCAGGCGGCGGGCACCGCGGCACTGATCGTGCCGGCGGAGCGGCGCGGCAGCACGATCGCCTATATCTTTCTCGGCTGGTCGCTGGCGGCCGCCGTCGGTCTGCCGTTGATCACCTTCATCGCCAGCCGTTATGGCTGGCACGCCGCCTATGGCGGGATCGGCGCGCTCGGCTGCATCAGCTTCCTGTTGCTGCTGCTGCGCCTGCCGGCGGGCTTGAAGGGCACGCCGGTGGATCTGAAGACCTGGAGTGCGGTCGGCCGTAGCAGGACGATTTTGCTGTTGCTGGCGATCACCATGCTGCAAATGTCCGGGCAGTTCGTGGTGTTCACCTTCATGGGCCCGCTGCTGAAGAAGCTGACCGGGGCGAGCCCCGATACGGTCGGCATGGTGTTCGCCATCTATGGCATCTGCGGCTTCCTTGGGGTCGCCATCGCGACACGCATCGTCGACACCTGGGGGCCTTACCGAACCTCGCTGCTGTTCACCTGCCTCGTGCTTGCGGGCATCGCCGTGTGGGCGCTGAGCGCGGGCACCATCGCGTTGATGGCGATCGCGGTCGCGATCTGGGGCCTGGGCTTTGCCTCGACCAATTCGATGCAGCAGGTGCGGCTGGTCGCGGCTGCGCCGCCGCTGGCGCCGGCGACCGTCGCGCTCAACACCTCCGTCCTCTATATCGGCCAGGCCGTCGGGTCCGCCACCGGCGGACTGCTGTTTGCCCGCGAGCTCCTGCACACGATCGGCTTCGTGGCGGTCGGCTTCGTCGTGCTGGCGCTGGTCCTGGTGATCCTGACCCGGCCCCGGCCGGCTGCGGCTGCGACGGCCTGA
- the hisI gene encoding phosphoribosyl-AMP cyclohydrolase, translating to MSAHSHEIEEGLSFQPRFDAAGLVTVVATDVATGDVLMVAHMNDEALRKTIATGEAWYFSRSRNALWRKGETSGQTQRVVEMRTDCDQDAVWIRVEQIGAACHTGRRSCFYRKVEAEGGGARLVFTDADRLFDPDAVYKK from the coding sequence GTGTCCGCTCACTCCCATGAGATCGAGGAAGGTCTTTCCTTCCAGCCGCGCTTCGACGCTGCCGGCCTCGTGACGGTCGTTGCTACCGACGTCGCCACCGGCGACGTGCTCATGGTCGCGCACATGAACGACGAGGCGCTGCGCAAGACCATCGCGACCGGTGAAGCCTGGTACTTCAGCCGCTCGCGCAATGCCTTGTGGCGAAAAGGTGAGACGTCAGGTCAGACCCAGCGCGTGGTCGAGATGCGCACCGATTGCGACCAGGACGCGGTCTGGATCCGTGTCGAGCAGATCGGTGCAGCCTGCCACACCGGCCGCCGGTCGTGCTTCTACCGCAAGGTCGAGGCCGAGGGCGGGGGAGCCAGGCTGGTGTTCACCGACGCGGACAGGCTGTTCGATCCGGATGCTGTTTATAAGAAGTAA
- a CDS encoding DUF2336 domain-containing protein, with protein MIVRQFINWIRTAPAGERAEATRALARAWLISDLSTDDRIAAEGALLMLLDDPSPLVRRAMAEAFARSPDAPASIVRALSADQPTVALPVLEHSPLLIDADLVDIVATGNDEVQCAVARRIALPVSVCAAIAEVGCAASALELIENPHAELAPFSWNRIVERHGHLAAIREAMLVLDDLPAATRAALVAKLSETLAQFVVARNWLSADRAERVTIEARDRSTINIAARSRGDDMQGLVHHLRVTGQLTAGLILRALLSSNLDLFDAALAELADMPLARVTALLHDRGGNSLHALLRRAGLPEATFAAFQVALDACHEQGFVDSDDGAARLRRRMVERVLTHCETDRGVTEPLMVLLRRFATESAREEARLFCDEIVADDAIDPVYDDLIAA; from the coding sequence ATGATTGTTCGGCAGTTTATCAATTGGATCAGGACCGCGCCCGCCGGGGAGCGGGCCGAGGCGACACGGGCGTTGGCCCGGGCCTGGCTGATCTCGGATCTTTCCACGGACGACCGCATCGCCGCCGAAGGCGCGCTTCTGATGCTGCTCGACGATCCCTCGCCGCTGGTGCGGCGGGCGATGGCCGAGGCGTTTGCGCGCAGCCCTGATGCGCCGGCGTCGATCGTGCGGGCACTGTCGGCGGACCAGCCGACCGTCGCGCTGCCCGTGCTCGAACATTCTCCGCTGCTGATCGATGCCGATCTCGTCGACATCGTCGCGACCGGCAATGACGAGGTGCAGTGCGCGGTCGCCCGCCGCATCGCGCTGCCGGTGTCGGTCTGCGCCGCCATCGCCGAAGTCGGCTGCGCAGCGTCGGCGCTCGAGCTGATCGAAAATCCGCATGCCGAGCTCGCGCCGTTCTCCTGGAATCGCATCGTCGAACGCCACGGCCATCTCGCCGCGATCCGCGAGGCGATGCTGGTGCTGGACGATCTGCCGGCCGCAACGCGCGCCGCGCTGGTGGCAAAGCTCTCGGAGACGCTGGCCCAGTTCGTCGTGGCACGGAACTGGCTGAGCGCCGACCGCGCCGAGCGCGTGACGATCGAGGCGCGCGACCGCTCCACCATCAACATCGCGGCACGCTCGCGCGGCGACGACATGCAGGGCCTGGTGCATCATTTGCGCGTCACCGGCCAACTGACCGCCGGTCTCATTCTGCGCGCGCTGCTGTCGAGCAATCTCGACCTGTTCGATGCGGCGCTGGCCGAGCTCGCCGACATGCCGCTGGCGCGCGTCACCGCGCTGCTGCACGACCGCGGCGGCAACAGCCTGCACGCACTGCTGCGCCGCGCCGGCCTTCCCGAGGCGACGTTTGCGGCGTTCCAGGTGGCACTCGATGCCTGCCACGAGCAGGGTTTTGTCGACAGCGACGACGGCGCGGCGCGGCTGCGCCGTCGCATGGTCGAGCGCGTGCTCACCCATTGCGAGACCGACCGCGGCGTCACCGAGCCGCTGATGGTCCTGCTCCGCCGCTTCGCCACCGAGTCGGCGCGCGAAGAGGCAAGGTTGTTCTGCGACGAGATCGTTGCGGATGATGCGATCGATCCGGTTTACGACGATCTGATCGCGGCCTAG
- a CDS encoding amino acid permease gives MTASDAGTAPWTGRLTGSGPGVSALVATAIVVADMIGVGVFTSLGFQVKDIPSGFSILLLWTVGGIVALCGVFSYSELGAMFPRSSGEYNFLGRAYHPAFGFLAGWVSATVGFAAPVALAAMAFGEYAKSVIPDLPPIPLALGVVWLVSIVQLTGVRHSSTFQLISTILKVVLIVAFLVAGFIIGAPQPIAFTPQPGDLAHIVSAPFAIGLVFVMYSFSGWNAATYIIGEMNTPQQSLPRALLVGTLIVLVLYVALNAVFLYSTPVGALAGQLDVASVAGTTIFGSLGGRIVGAMICVGLISSISAMMWIGPRVMMTMGEDIPALRVFSKRSVSGAPAYAILFQLAVATLLLFTRSFEAVLDFIQFALLFCSFFTVAGVIKLRITDPDLPRPYRAWGYPFTPLVFLLVTAFMMYYLLTERPVQSLSGMLVMVSGLLIYAVFRRRPVAAANSSHRE, from the coding sequence ATGACGGCATCAGATGCGGGTACCGCACCCTGGACTGGCCGGCTGACCGGGAGCGGGCCCGGGGTCTCCGCTCTGGTCGCAACCGCCATCGTCGTTGCCGACATGATCGGGGTCGGCGTCTTCACCAGCCTCGGCTTCCAGGTCAAGGACATCCCGTCCGGCTTCTCGATCCTCCTGCTCTGGACCGTTGGCGGCATCGTCGCGCTGTGCGGCGTGTTCTCCTACAGCGAGCTGGGCGCGATGTTTCCGCGCTCGAGCGGCGAGTACAATTTCCTCGGCCGCGCCTATCATCCCGCCTTCGGTTTTCTCGCCGGCTGGGTCTCGGCGACGGTGGGCTTTGCAGCGCCCGTCGCGCTCGCCGCGATGGCCTTCGGCGAATACGCCAAGTCGGTCATTCCCGATCTGCCGCCGATCCCGCTCGCCCTCGGCGTGGTGTGGCTGGTCTCGATCGTGCAGCTGACCGGCGTCAGGCACTCCTCGACCTTCCAGCTGATCTCGACCATTTTGAAGGTCGTGCTGATCGTCGCCTTCCTGGTCGCCGGCTTCATCATCGGCGCGCCGCAGCCGATCGCCTTCACGCCGCAGCCGGGCGACCTCGCGCATATCGTCAGCGCGCCGTTCGCGATCGGACTCGTCTTCGTGATGTATTCGTTCTCGGGCTGGAATGCCGCGACCTACATCATCGGCGAGATGAACACGCCGCAACAAAGCCTGCCGCGTGCACTGCTCGTGGGAACGCTGATCGTGCTGGTGCTGTATGTCGCGCTGAACGCGGTGTTCCTCTATTCCACGCCCGTCGGCGCGCTCGCAGGCCAGCTCGACGTCGCCAGTGTCGCCGGCACCACCATCTTCGGCAGCCTCGGCGGCCGGATCGTCGGCGCCATGATCTGCGTCGGCCTGATCTCCTCGATCAGCGCGATGATGTGGATCGGCCCGCGCGTGATGATGACGATGGGGGAGGACATTCCTGCCTTGCGCGTCTTCTCGAAGCGATCGGTCAGCGGTGCGCCGGCCTATGCCATCCTGTTCCAGCTCGCGGTCGCGACCCTGCTGCTGTTCACGCGCAGCTTCGAGGCCGTGCTCGACTTCATCCAGTTCGCGCTGTTGTTCTGCTCGTTCTTCACGGTCGCCGGCGTCATCAAGCTGCGCATCACCGATCCTGATCTGCCCAGACCCTATCGCGCCTGGGGATACCCGTTCACGCCGCTCGTTTTCCTGCTCGTGACCGCGTTCATGATGTACTACCTCCTGACCGAGCGACCGGTGCAGTCGCTCTCGGGGATGCTCGTCATGGTCTCGGGCCTGTTGATCTATGCTGTCTTCCGCAGGCGGCCGGTCGCCGCTGCCAATTCATCACACCGCGAATAG